From bacterium, one genomic window encodes:
- a CDS encoding DUF1156 domain-containing protein, with protein MDNRNVNGSCPRLIEVALPIREISAESVRDKSLRHGHISTLHLWWARRPLAASRAVVFASLVPDPDDPRCPEEFRTEVERHLKTHVPAELTYYRRGRDIHRDNDPYRPYEGMPDTLRNRLLMFIAKWSPEYLAFEAGKAEKEPEPKYLLDDRSLVKWETSDPENPQGREVLRIARELVQAAYGGQTPVVLDPFAGGGAIPLEAGRLGCQAIANDYNPVAYLILRATCEFPQKYGKPGWRKIVGGQASSLHETSASSLHSLEPTDTLSLFNHPGLKATRRNFPHWELEGRIYYVTFSTWDRFEVPEFQRSVVLNALLHWNGKKVRLHQAVVMPDHVHALIEPIGSHELSKVLHSIKSFTANEVSKALRAGKMPGSCRLEACPPSQHLWQPESFDRIIRDREDYLQKWEYIRDNPVKAGICKKHEDYPWLYEDDVMKQCSLEGCPPTWVPNVLVHDFEKWATWILERARQRIGHLYPPGKDGKPVVGYLWARTAPCSNPSCRGEIPLLRSLLVCNKKDKKVALTMDVDKQRKTLRFGITKGKAIQRTEGTKQERGPAVCPYCEQPTSEDDLRRAGKAGQMAERMVAVIVEGKDGKDYRPAEESDLAAFRTACTIDVERPGELILPEVSGSDGHVSHRGQFTTYMYGMKTWGSLFNPRQLVAMQTFVTCLHEALEAMKHEIEDEEYRKAVGVYLGLWLSRIAQRSSNVGLWDTTRETLQHPFGRQAIPMTWDYPEANPFSESTGGAEGGVDWMLRVISRESSGIPGKVFLGDASHLAMGNGSTDMVVTDPPYFDAIAYGDLSDYFYVWLKRGLGNLVHEALLTPLTPKTDEATALKHRHAGNGERADNHFRTKLAQALSEAHRTVKRGGVISIMFAHQSTKAWTALVDAIFEAGLTVDATWPIDTELTTALKGSMSALASSVTVICRPRVVGSAASFKQVRKEIEKVVHDAVKRFWAYGFRGADLIVACYGPAVGVFGKYERVEKADGTPVGIPELLELARQAARDAIAGEFRGDSLSTLYYVWANLYGTSEQAWDDARLVVQIVGGQPSRLQEEEDRQHACPPTDAMEVARGHGIFVVDGSKCRLALLGDRASRRGLGTDPNPPLIDALHRSLLLWKQEKRKDLVAYLADRDLLEDGPFWKLAQALFEVLPRDLEDWKLINALLGERETLRTEGKRAAYRDAQPGLF; from the coding sequence ATGGATAACCGGAACGTAAATGGTTCCTGCCCACGCCTCATCGAAGTGGCGCTGCCCATCCGTGAGATCTCGGCAGAAAGCGTGCGGGATAAATCGCTACGGCACGGGCACATTTCCACACTGCACCTCTGGTGGGCCAGGCGGCCTTTGGCGGCGTCGCGGGCGGTGGTGTTCGCGTCGCTTGTGCCCGATCCCGACGATCCGCGCTGTCCCGAGGAGTTCCGGACAGAGGTTGAGCGCCATCTGAAGACACATGTGCCGGCGGAACTCACGTACTACCGTCGCGGTCGTGACATTCACCGCGACAATGACCCATACCGTCCTTACGAGGGCATGCCCGATACGCTGCGGAACAGGCTCCTGATGTTCATCGCCAAGTGGTCGCCGGAGTACCTGGCCTTCGAGGCGGGCAAAGCCGAGAAAGAGCCGGAGCCAAAGTATCTCCTCGACGACCGGTCTCTCGTGAAGTGGGAGACTTCTGACCCCGAGAACCCCCAGGGGCGCGAGGTGTTGCGCATCGCCCGTGAGTTGGTGCAGGCCGCGTATGGCGGCCAAACGCCCGTCGTGTTGGACCCCTTCGCGGGCGGCGGCGCAATCCCGCTGGAAGCGGGGCGGCTGGGCTGCCAGGCCATCGCCAACGACTACAACCCGGTGGCCTACCTCATCCTGCGCGCCACCTGCGAGTTCCCGCAGAAATACGGCAAGCCTGGCTGGAGAAAAATAGTTGGGGGGCAGGCTTCCAGCCTGCATGAAACAAGTGCTTCCAGCCTGCATAGCCTAGAGCCTACAGATACCCTCTCTCTGTTCAATCATCCTGGCCTGAAAGCCACCCGCCGCAACTTCCCGCACTGGGAATTGGAAGGTCGCATCTATTACGTCACGTTTTCGACATGGGACCGTTTTGAGGTCCCTGAATTCCAACGGTCGGTTGTGCTAAACGCGCTGCTACATTGGAACGGTAAGAAGGTTCGGCTTCATCAGGCCGTGGTCATGCCGGATCATGTCCATGCGTTGATTGAACCCATCGGCAGTCATGAGCTGTCCAAGGTGCTGCATTCCATAAAGAGTTTTACGGCCAATGAGGTAAGCAAGGCACTTCGTGCAGGCAAGATGCCTGGTTCTTGCAGGCTGGAAGCCTGCCCTCCCTCCCAACATCTCTGGCAGCCGGAAAGCTTCGACCGGATTATTCGCGACCGGGAGGATTATCTACAAAAATGGGAATACATTCGGGATAACCCCGTCAAGGCAGGGATTTGCAAAAAGCACGAAGACTACCCTTGGCTCTATGAAGATGATGTGATGAAGCAGTGCAGCCTGGAAGGCTGCCCCCCAACTTGGGTCCCCAATGTCTTAGTCCACGACTTCGAGAAATGGGCGACCTGGATCTTGGAGCGGGCGCGTCAAAGGATCGGCCACCTCTACCCCCCGGGCAAAGACGGTAAGCCAGTGGTTGGCTACCTGTGGGCGCGAACCGCGCCGTGCTCAAATCCTTCCTGCCGCGGCGAGATTCCCCTGCTGCGCAGCCTCCTCGTCTGCAACAAGAAGGACAAGAAGGTCGCCCTGACGATGGACGTGGACAAGCAGCGGAAAACCCTTCGCTTCGGAATCACGAAAGGGAAGGCGATCCAGCGGACCGAAGGCACCAAACAGGAGCGTGGGCCGGCCGTCTGTCCATACTGTGAACAGCCGACGTCCGAGGACGACTTACGCCGTGCGGGCAAGGCGGGTCAGATGGCCGAGCGCATGGTCGCCGTGATCGTCGAAGGAAAGGACGGCAAGGACTACCGACCTGCCGAGGAGAGCGATCTCGCCGCGTTCCGCACAGCTTGCACGATCGATGTCGAGCGGCCGGGAGAGCTGATCCTGCCCGAGGTTTCGGGCTCGGACGGGCACGTGTCCCACCGCGGCCAATTCACGACATACATGTACGGCATGAAGACCTGGGGCTCGCTCTTCAACCCCCGGCAGCTCGTGGCCATGCAGACCTTCGTGACCTGCCTCCACGAGGCACTGGAGGCGATGAAACATGAGATCGAAGACGAGGAGTACAGGAAGGCGGTGGGGGTGTATCTGGGATTGTGGTTAAGCCGGATCGCCCAGCGGAGTTCAAACGTGGGGCTGTGGGACACAACCCGCGAAACGCTTCAACACCCCTTCGGGCGCCAAGCAATCCCGATGACGTGGGACTATCCGGAAGCAAACCCGTTCTCAGAATCTACTGGTGGGGCAGAAGGCGGCGTTGACTGGATGCTTCGCGTTATTTCGAGGGAGTCCTCCGGCATACCAGGCAAGGTGTTTCTCGGCGATGCGTCGCACCTTGCGATGGGGAACGGCTCAACTGATATGGTCGTCACCGACCCGCCATACTTTGACGCCATCGCGTACGGTGACCTTTCGGACTACTTCTACGTCTGGCTGAAGCGAGGACTCGGAAATCTGGTCCACGAAGCGTTGCTAACCCCGTTGACGCCAAAGACCGATGAGGCAACGGCGCTTAAGCACCGGCACGCGGGCAATGGCGAAAGGGCTGACAATCATTTCAGAACTAAGCTGGCGCAAGCTCTTTCGGAAGCGCATCGGACAGTGAAACGCGGCGGTGTCATTTCCATTATGTTCGCGCATCAGTCAACGAAAGCGTGGACCGCCCTCGTTGACGCGATCTTCGAGGCCGGCCTGACTGTGGATGCCACATGGCCCATTGATACGGAATTGACCACGGCATTGAAGGGAAGCATGTCAGCGCTGGCCTCCTCGGTCACCGTCATCTGCCGCCCCCGTGTCGTTGGGAGTGCCGCTTCCTTCAAGCAGGTCCGTAAGGAGATCGAGAAGGTCGTGCACGATGCCGTCAAGCGCTTCTGGGCCTACGGATTCCGTGGCGCGGACCTCATCGTCGCATGCTACGGCCCGGCCGTGGGTGTCTTCGGCAAGTACGAACGGGTGGAGAAGGCGGACGGAACGCCGGTGGGTATCCCCGAGCTTCTGGAGCTGGCCAGGCAGGCGGCCCGCGACGCCATTGCCGGCGAGTTCCGCGGGGACAGCCTTTCGACGCTCTACTACGTCTGGGCGAACCTCTACGGGACCTCCGAGCAGGCCTGGGACGACGCGCGCCTCGTTGTGCAGATAGTTGGGGGGCAGCCTTCCAGGCTGCAGGAAGAAGAAGACAGGCAACATGCATGTCCCCCAACTGATGCCATGGAGGTCGCCCGTGGGCACGGTATCTTCGTAGTGGACGGTTCCAAGTGCCGCCTTGCGCTCCTGGGTGACCGCGCGAGCCGCCGAGGGCTGGGAACCGATCCCAACCCTCCGCTAATTGACGCACTGCACCGAAGCCTGCTTCTGTGGAAGCAAGAAAAGCGCAAGGACCTGGTCGCCTATCTTGCGGACCGGGATTTGCTTGAAGACGGCCCCTTCTGGAAGCTGGCGCAGGCACTCTTCGAGGTTTTGCCCCGCGATCTCGAGGACTGGAAGTTGATCAACGCCCTGCTCGGCGAGCGGGAGACGCTCCGCACGGAGGGCAAGCGTGCAGCGTACAGGGATGCGCAGCCCGGGCTTTTTTGA
- a CDS encoding helicase-related protein — MKESDSNLAPGDVVSGLEPSELVEIHRITPFGAKTLIEGVGLESRRMVRRPLSAKDLASLIKVRGQQHTFDGDAELFLLGAEAERIRIAYRFDPLFAVNSSIVDPLPHQVEAVYRYLLPLPRIRFLLADDTGAGKTIMTGLLIKELLFRGVLQKVLIITPGGLTKQWAEEELQEKFGLHTRLVNRASFEAEPGQFSRNEEGIFVTSIDFLARNEGCLKAASETQWDLVVVDEAHKLSAYEYGTKLEESERYKAVKALARKTDHLLFLTATPHRGRKDTFRRLLLLLDEDLFQKDEHVADRVREQAAPYLPAEVSAQAGTTSGEDNFEDERPISRARNRFFLRRLKEEMVDWDSQPLFKARHTKTVGYDLTPEEKILYDRVTSYIRSKRKEAKAKKNRNVELTLMVMQRRLASSIYAITRTLENRLRALNEVLSILRDPSRSEADKKRLFRVTPDPGDPGDITEYEDLTEEERERIDQRIFRQVLTDDPDRVEEERDEVERLFRLANSLKHHKEAKFVELLAVLDSSDVIRAEDEKLLIFTEHRDTLESLANRLEEKGYTVATIHGGMDVDSRKQAQRQFRMRAKIMVATDAAGEGINLQFCRYLINWDIPWNPNRLEQRMGRIHRYGQTGDVWVYNLVAQNTREGLVLLKVLSKLDVMREQMGSDRVYDVIDEWLEDVPLVRLIESAIDSDDESTSARETDVALATASNERAARLIALQKKTSLASRLDLRSARELRDASDEHRLQPLFIQRFFERAWTACGGTLRKDDHFPVWHIGSTPNSLVELARERRQPLSENYDTPFVFDKQLVSVASKVRVPERTKLMGPGHPLFDTLIAWVIREARHAFAKGALLMDPNIARPQWVWLVRSTIEDGRGVGFQPAQAKRRIAHERLAVVVQDHMGLRATSPSYLLNCIAPETGDRHPACEQAGSQPSCSADEIQAWVYEQITERQLDQVKAARAEECNLRREYLNTAFTDLILELQDKLNDLQEAQLFGEENTEEIEHLHRRIEDLKARKAERLHELELMMKLTANLPEILTQAAVVPAPLPESLLHQKGVANVETEEHVPAKGLPMRRDDEVEAIAMEVAMRYERARGWNPVDVSMDGEHYDIRSEGPNGEKRFIEVKGRASSGAIILTGPEVDKLRQLGERAWLYVVTFCKGWEEGFQPAETDKMSASPKIPAPRLRIIQDPISRLNPEMLYRQIQYVVHEGDWNAQGEEVETHIHSKNSDFRSSSEFRNKSEELR, encoded by the coding sequence GTGAAGGAGAGCGACAGCAACCTAGCTCCAGGTGACGTGGTCTCGGGCTTGGAGCCCTCCGAGCTCGTCGAGATCCATCGCATCACCCCGTTCGGCGCAAAGACGCTGATCGAGGGCGTCGGGCTGGAGTCCCGCCGGATGGTGAGGCGACCTCTGAGTGCCAAAGATCTCGCGTCCTTGATCAAGGTTCGTGGCCAGCAGCATACCTTCGATGGGGATGCCGAGCTATTCCTTCTGGGTGCCGAGGCCGAGCGTATTCGCATCGCGTACCGGTTCGACCCCCTCTTCGCGGTCAACTCCAGCATCGTTGACCCGCTCCCCCACCAGGTCGAGGCGGTCTATCGTTACCTCCTTCCCTTGCCGAGAATCCGGTTTCTGCTCGCAGACGACACTGGAGCGGGCAAGACGATCATGACCGGGCTTCTGATCAAGGAGTTGCTCTTTCGAGGAGTGCTCCAGAAGGTCCTCATCATCACGCCAGGCGGGCTGACCAAACAATGGGCGGAGGAGGAACTCCAGGAGAAGTTTGGCCTCCACACCCGTCTCGTGAATCGCGCCTCATTCGAGGCCGAACCAGGCCAGTTCTCCCGCAACGAGGAGGGCATCTTCGTCACATCCATTGACTTCCTCGCCCGAAATGAAGGCTGTCTCAAGGCTGCTTCCGAGACCCAGTGGGACCTCGTGGTGGTGGACGAGGCCCACAAGCTCTCGGCCTATGAGTACGGCACCAAGCTCGAGGAGAGTGAGCGGTACAAAGCGGTGAAGGCCCTCGCCCGTAAGACCGACCACCTGCTTTTTTTGACGGCGACTCCGCACCGAGGGCGAAAGGACACTTTCCGCCGCTTACTCCTGCTTCTGGACGAGGACCTCTTCCAGAAGGATGAGCATGTCGCCGACCGCGTTCGCGAGCAGGCAGCGCCCTACTTGCCTGCCGAAGTTTCGGCGCAGGCAGGCACCACCTCCGGTGAAGACAACTTCGAAGACGAGCGCCCCATAAGCAGGGCGCGGAACCGGTTCTTCCTCCGTCGCCTGAAAGAGGAGATGGTCGATTGGGACAGCCAGCCCCTTTTCAAGGCTCGCCACACGAAGACTGTGGGCTACGATCTTACCCCGGAGGAGAAGATCCTCTACGATAGGGTGACGAGCTACATCCGCTCGAAACGCAAAGAAGCCAAGGCGAAAAAGAACAGGAACGTAGAGCTGACCCTTATGGTCATGCAGCGCCGCCTGGCCAGCAGTATTTACGCTATCACGCGTACTTTGGAGAACAGGCTGCGCGCTCTCAACGAGGTCCTCTCCATACTGCGAGATCCAAGCCGGTCCGAGGCGGACAAGAAGCGCCTGTTCCGTGTAACTCCCGACCCCGGCGATCCGGGCGACATAACGGAATACGAGGACCTGACCGAGGAGGAACGGGAACGGATCGACCAGCGGATCTTCCGTCAGGTGCTGACGGATGACCCGGACAGAGTCGAGGAAGAACGCGACGAGGTGGAACGGCTCTTCCGTCTGGCCAATAGCCTCAAACACCACAAGGAAGCCAAGTTCGTGGAACTCCTCGCTGTCCTCGATTCCTCCGACGTGATCCGCGCGGAGGATGAGAAGCTCCTTATCTTCACCGAGCATCGCGACACGCTCGAGAGTCTTGCCAACCGGCTCGAGGAGAAGGGGTACACGGTCGCCACGATCCATGGAGGCATGGACGTGGACTCGCGCAAGCAGGCCCAGCGACAGTTCAGGATGCGCGCCAAGATCATGGTCGCAACTGACGCGGCAGGTGAAGGCATTAACCTCCAGTTCTGCCGCTACCTCATCAACTGGGACATCCCTTGGAACCCGAACCGGCTGGAGCAGCGGATGGGGCGTATCCACCGGTACGGTCAAACAGGGGACGTGTGGGTGTACAACCTCGTTGCCCAGAACACGAGGGAAGGATTGGTCCTCTTGAAGGTCCTCTCAAAATTGGATGTTATGCGCGAACAAATGGGGTCAGACCGCGTATACGATGTTATCGATGAATGGCTGGAGGATGTCCCGCTGGTGCGGTTGATCGAAAGCGCTATCGACAGCGACGATGAGTCCACCAGCGCCCGGGAGACCGACGTGGCCCTGGCAACAGCATCGAATGAGAGGGCTGCACGGCTCATCGCCCTCCAGAAGAAGACCTCCCTGGCCTCAAGGCTCGATTTGAGGTCCGCACGTGAACTGCGGGATGCATCGGACGAGCACCGGCTTCAGCCGCTTTTCATCCAGCGGTTCTTCGAGCGCGCCTGGACGGCCTGCGGCGGAACGCTCCGCAAGGACGATCACTTCCCGGTATGGCACATTGGATCGACGCCGAACTCCCTTGTCGAACTCGCGAGGGAGCGGCGGCAGCCTCTTTCTGAGAACTACGACACGCCCTTTGTCTTCGACAAACAGCTCGTCAGCGTGGCGAGCAAGGTGCGTGTCCCTGAGCGCACCAAGCTCATGGGCCCTGGGCACCCGCTGTTCGACACCCTCATCGCGTGGGTGATTCGGGAGGCACGACACGCCTTCGCCAAGGGAGCCCTCCTCATGGACCCGAACATTGCCAGGCCTCAGTGGGTTTGGCTCGTTCGCTCAACCATCGAGGATGGTCGGGGAGTGGGTTTCCAGCCTGCACAGGCTAAGAGGAGAATAGCCCACGAGCGCCTCGCCGTGGTCGTTCAAGACCACATGGGCCTTCGCGCCACCTCGCCGTCATACCTGCTCAACTGCATTGCCCCAGAGACGGGGGACAGGCATCCTGCCTGTGAGCAGGCTGGAAGCCAGCCCTCCTGCTCCGCCGACGAGATTCAGGCATGGGTCTACGAGCAGATCACCGAACGGCAGCTCGACCAGGTGAAGGCCGCTCGTGCTGAAGAGTGCAACCTTCGCCGTGAGTACCTGAACACGGCCTTCACGGACCTCATCCTCGAACTGCAGGACAAACTGAATGACCTCCAGGAAGCACAACTCTTCGGCGAGGAGAACACAGAGGAGATCGAGCATCTCCACCGGCGGATCGAAGACCTGAAGGCCCGGAAGGCGGAGCGGTTGCATGAGCTGGAGCTCATGATGAAGCTTACCGCCAACCTCCCGGAGATACTGACCCAGGCGGCGGTCGTTCCTGCTCCCCTGCCTGAGTCTTTGCTTCACCAGAAAGGCGTGGCGAACGTGGAAACCGAAGAGCACGTGCCAGCCAAGGGTCTCCCGATGCGCCGCGACGATGAGGTGGAGGCTATAGCCATGGAGGTGGCGATGCGCTACGAGCGTGCCCGCGGCTGGAATCCCGTTGACGTGAGCATGGATGGCGAACACTACGACATCCGCTCCGAGGGGCCGAACGGCGAGAAGCGTTTCATCGAGGTCAAGGGCCGCGCCAGCTCCGGCGCCATCATCCTGACCGGCCCGGAGGTGGACAAGCTTCGCCAGCTCGGGGAGCGGGCATGGCTCTACGTGGTGACTTTTTGCAAAGGTTGGGAGGAAGGCTTCCAGCCTGCAGAGACAGACAAGATGTCTGCCTCTCCCAAGATACCTGCCCCCCGACTTCGCATCATCCAGGACCCCATCTCAAGGCTCAACCCGGAGATGCTGTACAGGCAGATCCAGTACGTTGTCCACGAAGGGGACTGGAACGCGCAGGGCGAGGAAGTCGAAACCCACATACACTCGAAAAACAGCGACTTTCGATCCTCTTCCGAGTTCCGCAACAAGAGTGAGGAGCTAAGATGA
- a CDS encoding DUF4433 domain-containing protein — MTLDDLDELHFITLMEIIPSIMNHGILSHNKAKQLKVQTISNPLVQARRANKVIPNAGRLHDYANLYFHARNPMMCAIQSRREELAVLRIDKAVLRLKGVIIADGNAASDYTRFLPAPGGLSALDKQLVFARDWRAPDQIQYWFRKRVRCAEVLVPKFVDPGFITGAYVCSEEAARKLRSIAGKLPVSVEHDIFTI, encoded by the coding sequence ATGACCCTGGACGATCTTGACGAACTCCATTTCATCACGCTCATGGAGATAATACCATCGATCATGAATCACGGCATCCTGAGCCACAACAAGGCCAAACAGCTGAAAGTGCAAACGATATCCAACCCACTGGTGCAGGCGCGTCGGGCGAATAAGGTCATACCGAACGCCGGACGTTTGCACGATTATGCGAACCTCTATTTTCACGCACGCAACCCAATGATGTGCGCGATCCAGTCTAGGCGAGAAGAGTTGGCGGTTCTCCGCATCGACAAGGCCGTGCTCCGTCTGAAAGGCGTTATCATTGCAGATGGCAATGCTGCAAGCGATTACACGCGTTTCCTTCCTGCTCCAGGTGGGTTAAGCGCCTTGGATAAGCAACTTGTCTTTGCTCGCGACTGGCGGGCACCGGACCAGATACAATATTGGTTCAGAAAGCGGGTCAGGTGTGCTGAGGTGCTGGTACCGAAATTTGTTGATCCTGGTTTTATTACGGGCGCTTACGTTTGTTCGGAAGAGGCAGCGCGGAAGCTAAGAAGCATTGCCGGAAAGCTGCCGGTATCGGTCGAACATGATATTTTCACGATTTGA
- a CDS encoding AAA family ATPase: MKIKSFRIRNFRSIKEETVELDDYTCFVGPNGSGKSNVLHALNVFFGETGIPGLNTRSLGDEDFHGKNTAEPVEITVTFSDLSPEAKEELKHYVRQDQLVVSTEARFDPATGRAEVKQYGRRLVIKEFAPFFEAEKAGKKVAELKEIYNKARQKYPDLPAPGTKDSMVEALRTYEEKHQGMCEELPSSDEFYGLTRGKDLLEKYIQWVYVPAVKDASSEQVETRATALGKLLARTVRSKVNFKDRIDAIRKETQEKYSEFLAEKQELLAEISESLRNRLVQWAHPDASLQLRWHQDPERAVRVEEPIAQAILCEAGFEGEPTRFGHGLQRAFLLALLQELAGSNLEAGPRLILACEEPELYQHPPQARHLYNLFMRLSEQNSQILITTHSPYFVSGEGFESVRMVRKINGTSAIKRTTHDEVAKRIAQARGEEPVKAGGQLAKIHQALQPALSEMFFASRLVFVEGLEDTAYLTTYLHLLGSWDEYRRLGCHLIPTDGKSEMLQPLAVAKSLEIPAFVLIDADGDKPDKNGSKEKHRRDNSAILKLCGVPDPEPFPADTFWGETVVMWPSDIGQVVEQEIGKEDWDNYRAEADTKYGHAGNLRKNTLHVASSLQIAWEAGKESDSLKKLCEKIMEFAKNG, encoded by the coding sequence ATGAAGATAAAGTCATTTCGAATTCGAAACTTTCGGTCGATAAAAGAGGAAACCGTTGAGCTTGACGACTACACATGCTTCGTTGGACCAAACGGTTCCGGAAAATCCAACGTACTTCATGCTCTTAATGTCTTCTTTGGAGAGACGGGCATACCTGGCCTCAACACGCGCTCACTTGGAGACGAAGATTTTCACGGCAAGAACACAGCAGAGCCTGTCGAGATAACCGTTACCTTCTCTGACCTTTCCCCCGAGGCAAAAGAGGAACTCAAACACTACGTGCGCCAAGATCAGCTAGTCGTTTCGACCGAAGCGCGATTTGACCCCGCCACCGGCAGGGCCGAAGTCAAGCAATATGGACGCAGGCTGGTGATCAAAGAGTTTGCGCCTTTCTTCGAAGCTGAAAAGGCAGGCAAGAAAGTCGCAGAGCTCAAGGAAATATACAACAAAGCGCGACAGAAATATCCTGATCTCCCGGCTCCGGGTACGAAGGATTCTATGGTCGAAGCTCTTCGCACTTACGAGGAAAAACACCAGGGGATGTGTGAAGAGCTTCCGAGCAGCGACGAGTTTTATGGATTAACCAGAGGAAAGGACCTTCTGGAGAAGTACATTCAGTGGGTTTACGTGCCAGCCGTCAAAGATGCATCAAGTGAACAGGTCGAGACAAGGGCGACGGCGCTTGGAAAGCTTCTGGCCCGAACAGTACGTTCCAAGGTCAACTTCAAGGATCGGATCGATGCTATTCGCAAAGAAACGCAGGAGAAATACAGTGAGTTCCTCGCCGAAAAGCAAGAACTGCTGGCAGAAATATCCGAATCACTGAGAAATCGCCTCGTACAGTGGGCACACCCCGACGCATCTCTGCAGTTGAGATGGCACCAGGATCCCGAGAGGGCGGTACGCGTGGAGGAGCCGATCGCTCAAGCTATTCTGTGCGAGGCAGGATTTGAAGGAGAGCCTACTCGGTTCGGTCATGGACTTCAACGCGCCTTTCTTCTGGCGCTCCTCCAGGAGCTGGCTGGTAGCAACCTTGAGGCAGGTCCGCGGCTCATTCTTGCCTGCGAGGAGCCCGAGCTTTACCAGCATCCCCCGCAAGCGAGGCATCTTTACAACCTGTTTATGAGGTTGAGCGAACAAAACTCCCAGATCTTGATCACCACTCACAGTCCATATTTCGTGTCCGGTGAAGGCTTCGAGAGTGTACGAATGGTCCGCAAGATTAACGGCACGTCAGCGATCAAAAGGACGACACACGATGAGGTAGCAAAGCGGATCGCACAAGCTAGAGGAGAAGAGCCAGTAAAGGCCGGCGGTCAATTGGCCAAGATTCATCAGGCGCTTCAGCCCGCACTCAGTGAGATGTTCTTTGCTTCTAGGCTCGTCTTCGTTGAGGGACTTGAGGATACCGCCTATCTGACAACGTACCTGCACCTCCTGGGGTCGTGGGATGAGTATAGGAGGCTCGGGTGCCATCTCATCCCAACCGATGGAAAAAGCGAAATGCTGCAGCCTCTGGCCGTTGCCAAGAGTCTTGAGATACCAGCTTTTGTTCTAATCGATGCAGATGGCGATAAGCCCGATAAGAACGGGAGCAAGGAAAAGCACCGCAGAGACAACAGCGCGATCCTGAAGTTATGCGGTGTACCCGATCCCGAACCGTTCCCGGCTGATACGTTTTGGGGAGAAACCGTGGTCATGTGGCCCTCTGACATCGGGCAGGTGGTTGAGCAGGAGATCGGCAAAGAGGACTGGGATAATTATCGAGCAGAGGCTGATACGAAATACGGACACGCGGGAAATCTGCGTAAGAACACGCTTCACGTTGCATCGAGCTTGCAGATAGCGTGGGAAGCTGGGAAAGAATCGGATTCTCTGAAGAAGCTCTGCGAAAAGATCATGGAGTTTGCTAAGAATGGATAA
- a CDS encoding macro domain-containing protein: MIRVLMGDMFNSKCQTWVNTVNCVGVMGKGVALEFKKRFPDMFQDYQERCRRKEVKLGRPYLFKRLLPPWILNFPTKSHWRAVTNLDDIVRGLEYLKNHYREWGIESLAVPPLGCGHGQLEWRVVGPTLYRYLRELDIPVELYAPYGTPHAELQPSFLGPDNGPKPDPGLMPEPQFVKPEWIALVDIVHRIESEPYHWPVGRTTFQKIAYVATEQGLDTGLKYRRGSYGPYSPDVKPMLSRLINNGLIEERELGRMLEVKPGRTFPDARRAYEDKLISFEEIIERTTDLFLRVNTVQAEMIATVMYTARDLQDQGMERPSESDIFKAVLKWKIRRRPPVKPVEVAGTIRNLAALGWLNVTASVDLPVPEEEFADV, from the coding sequence ATGATCAGGGTTTTGATGGGTGACATGTTCAACTCCAAATGCCAAACCTGGGTCAATACAGTGAACTGCGTCGGGGTCATGGGGAAGGGCGTGGCACTTGAATTCAAAAAACGCTTCCCCGATATGTTCCAGGATTACCAGGAACGTTGCCGTCGCAAGGAAGTGAAACTCGGGCGCCCCTATCTCTTCAAGCGTCTCCTGCCGCCCTGGATTCTTAATTTCCCGACCAAGAGTCACTGGCGCGCGGTCACCAATCTGGACGACATCGTTCGCGGATTGGAATACCTAAAAAACCATTATCGGGAATGGGGCATCGAATCTCTAGCGGTTCCGCCATTGGGATGCGGTCATGGCCAACTCGAATGGCGGGTGGTGGGCCCAACACTTTATCGTTACTTGCGCGAGCTTGATATTCCAGTGGAACTTTATGCTCCTTATGGAACTCCTCATGCGGAACTTCAACCTTCGTTCCTCGGCCCAGACAACGGACCTAAGCCTGATCCTGGTTTGATGCCCGAGCCGCAATTCGTCAAACCAGAGTGGATTGCCTTGGTCGATATTGTTCATCGCATCGAATCCGAACCGTATCACTGGCCCGTAGGACGGACCACTTTCCAGAAGATCGCGTATGTCGCCACCGAACAAGGACTCGACACGGGTCTGAAGTACAGGCGCGGCAGCTATGGTCCGTATTCTCCTGACGTCAAACCGATGTTGAGCCGTCTCATTAACAACGGCTTGATAGAAGAACGCGAACTCGGCCGCATGTTGGAGGTGAAGCCAGGCCGTACTTTCCCAGACGCCCGGCGGGCTTACGAAGACAAGCTCATATCGTTTGAAGAAATCATTGAGAGGACGACGGATCTCTTCTTGAGAGTCAACACGGTGCAGGCGGAGATGATCGCGACTGTGATGTACACCGCCAGAGACTTGCAGGATCAAGGGATGGAGAGGCCGAGCGAATCCGACATCTTCAAGGCAGTGCTGAAATGGAAGATCCGTCGCCGTCCTCCAGTGAAACCTGTTGAAGTTGCTGGAACCATCCGAAATCTGGCTGCGCTGGGCTGGCTGAACGTAACGGCAAGTGTGGACCTGCCTGTACCGGAAGAGGAGTTCGCCGATGTCTGA